In one window of Bacteroidota bacterium DNA:
- a CDS encoding outer membrane beta-barrel protein — protein MIKKNIHLLLIIALICLLSIPASAQKGQYINPYGIYQSTSINNRKDYFTSDDILNLKNSYHFAYGIQYINNFTDIFGIETGLKHSTTGQKYYGFIDYDANTQITEDINYTSEVLFNFYHVPFLLRFNSPLDEDRIFLTIAAGFQADILSKTQVITDPAPVIPPAGIINYNELFSSFNVSFVSNAMFTISITEKIHTSIGFQMARSIGDVENKKFEFDKTIHPVEYYFPVSTKKNDRPVFSPNSSSGRQKSKLTNYGLLVGLSFLIKS, from the coding sequence ATGATTAAAAAAAACATACATCTACTTTTAATAATTGCTTTGATATGCTTGCTTTCCATTCCTGCCTCAGCTCAAAAGGGTCAATACATTAACCCTTACGGAATTTATCAATCAACCAGTATTAACAATAGGAAAGACTATTTTACAAGCGATGATATTTTAAACCTTAAAAACAGTTATCATTTTGCTTACGGTATTCAATACATTAATAATTTTACCGATATTTTTGGTATTGAAACAGGTTTAAAGCATTCCACTACAGGACAGAAGTATTATGGTTTCATTGATTATGATGCAAATACGCAAATTACAGAAGATATTAACTATACATCCGAAGTCCTTTTCAATTTTTATCACGTCCCATTTTTACTTCGTTTTAATAGTCCGTTGGATGAAGACAGAATTTTCCTCACTATTGCAGCAGGATTTCAAGCTGATATTCTGAGTAAAACACAAGTAATAACGGATCCTGCTCCAGTGATTCCACCAGCTGGAATAATCAATTACAATGAGTTATTCTCATCGTTTAATGTCAGTTTTGTATCAAATGCGATGTTCACCATAAGTATTACTGAAAAAATACATACGTCTATTGGTTTTCAAATGGCCCGATCAATTGGAGATGTTGAAAATAAAAAATTTGAATTTGATAAAACAATACATCCTGTGGAATATTATTTTCCAGTAAGCACGAAAAAAAATGATCGACCAGTTTTTAGTCCGAATAGCAGTAGTGGACGCCAAAAATCAAAACTCACAAATTATGGTTTATTAGTTGGTTTGTCCTTTCTTATCAAATCTTAA
- a CDS encoding deoxynucleoside kinase — MDLLDQDFDNSEHQDFKHVAIAGNIGSGKTTLTEALAKHYEWEPHFEEVANNPYIDDFYKDMRTWSFHMQIYYLNLRFQQIMEIREGSKTVIQDRTIYEDAYIFAPNLHSMGLMSKRDFGNYLNLFETIERYVTPPDLLIYLRGTIPALVNQIQRRGREFEDSLRLDYLKKLNERYEAWIKDFKNTKNSKIMIIDIDKYNFADNPEDLGEIIDKINIERLGLFNIS, encoded by the coding sequence ATGGATTTACTCGATCAGGATTTTGATAATTCAGAACACCAGGATTTCAAACATGTAGCTATTGCCGGGAATATTGGCTCAGGAAAAACCACGCTTACTGAAGCATTGGCAAAACACTATGAGTGGGAGCCTCATTTTGAAGAAGTTGCAAACAATCCTTACATTGATGATTTTTATAAGGATATGAGAACCTGGTCTTTTCATATGCAGATCTATTATTTGAATTTAAGATTCCAACAGATAATGGAAATTCGAGAAGGGAGTAAAACGGTTATTCAAGATCGTACAATTTATGAAGATGCCTATATTTTTGCACCCAACCTGCATAGCATGGGTTTAATGAGCAAACGTGATTTTGGTAACTACCTCAACCTGTTCGAAACAATTGAGCGATATGTTACTCCACCCGATTTATTGATTTACCTCCGTGGAACAATTCCCGCTTTGGTGAACCAAATTCAGCGAAGAGGACGAGAATTTGAAGATTCATTGCGCCTCGATTACCTGAAAAAACTCAACGAAAGATACGAAGCCTGGATTAAGGATTTCAAAAACACCAAGAACTCCAAAATCATGATTATTGATATTGATAAATACAATTTTGCTGATAATCCTGAAGATTTAGGAGAGATTATTGATAAAATCAATATTGAGCGATTAGGACTCTTTAATATTTCTTAA
- a CDS encoding glycosyltransferase family 2 protein yields MHPVKLSVVIITKNEDKNIGRCIESVQNIADEIVVIDSFSTDKTEEICKKHQVVFIKHAFEGHIEQKNFALTCAKYKHVLSLDADEALSEELQKSIVQAKADFSKDGYFLNRMTNYCGKWIKHSGWYPDRKLRLFDKTKGQWGGENPHDKYELFSNGQSSRLSGDILHYSFYSIDQHLDTIKKFSSISAQTKFDKGKKASLYDLIIRPVWKFKRNYFFKAGFLDGYYGFVICVLSSYATFLRYAKLKQLNKQSLG; encoded by the coding sequence ATGCATCCTGTCAAGTTATCAGTAGTCATCATCACTAAAAATGAAGACAAAAATATTGGCAGATGTATTGAAAGTGTTCAAAACATTGCAGATGAAATTGTCGTAATCGACTCATTTTCTACCGATAAGACTGAAGAAATTTGCAAAAAACACCAAGTAGTTTTTATCAAACATGCTTTTGAAGGGCATATTGAGCAAAAGAATTTCGCCCTCACATGTGCCAAATACAAGCATGTTCTATCGCTAGATGCTGACGAAGCACTTTCTGAAGAATTACAAAAATCTATCGTTCAAGCTAAAGCTGATTTTTCCAAAGATGGTTATTTCCTCAATCGTATGACCAATTATTGTGGAAAATGGATCAAACATTCCGGCTGGTATCCTGATCGAAAATTAAGATTATTCGACAAAACAAAAGGACAATGGGGAGGCGAAAATCCACACGACAAATATGAGCTGTTCAGTAATGGACAATCGTCCCGTTTAAGTGGAGATATTCTTCACTATTCATTTTACAGCATCGATCAACATTTGGATACAATTAAAAAATTCTCTAGCATTAGCGCTCAAACTAAATTCGATAAAGGGAAAAAAGCCTCGCTTTACGATTTGATAATCAGACCTGTTTGGAAGTTCAAAAGAAATTATTTTTTTAAAGCTGGTTTTTTAGATGGCTATTATGGATTTGTAATTTGTGTGTTATCATCATATGCTACTTTTCTGCGTTATGCAAAATTGAAACAACTTAATAAGCAAAGTCTTGGATAA
- a CDS encoding bile acid:sodium symporter family protein, producing the protein MFETLQQLDTIRLNFDPGGLMVLNVTLAFIMFGVALEIKPENFKNIFKSPKSAIVGIVSQFVLLPLVTFLVAVLLHKWITPTVALGMILVAACPGGNISNFISSLAKGNIALSVSLTAFATVASLFLTPINFMFYGRMYTRFLSSIGTDLVRPLDIPLNQVFITVFLILGLPVLLGILFKWKMPKLTLKIVKPIKIFSILFFSAIVIVSFMNNKTHFVTYIKYVFIIVLIHNFFALTTGYTIASIFKLPKLDRRSITIETGIQNSGLGLVLLFNEKIFPPELAVGGMAFITAWWGIWHILAGLTIAFFWSRAKIN; encoded by the coding sequence ATGTTTGAAACTTTACAACAGTTAGATACTATCCGATTAAATTTTGATCCCGGAGGATTGATGGTTCTTAATGTGACCCTAGCCTTTATCATGTTTGGAGTAGCACTTGAGATAAAACCTGAAAATTTTAAAAATATATTTAAAAGTCCAAAATCTGCAATTGTTGGAATTGTTTCTCAGTTTGTATTGCTTCCTTTAGTTACTTTTTTAGTAGCTGTTTTACTTCACAAATGGATTACTCCAACAGTGGCTTTAGGAATGATATTGGTCGCAGCTTGTCCTGGCGGTAATATTTCTAATTTTATTTCGTCATTGGCAAAAGGAAATATTGCCTTATCGGTAAGCTTAACAGCTTTTGCAACAGTCGCTTCATTATTTCTTACACCTATCAATTTTATGTTTTATGGAAGAATGTATACCCGATTCTTATCTTCCATAGGTACCGATTTAGTCAGACCTCTTGATATTCCTCTTAATCAGGTGTTTATTACTGTATTCCTGATTCTGGGATTGCCTGTATTATTGGGCATATTGTTTAAGTGGAAAATGCCAAAGCTCACGTTGAAAATCGTGAAGCCGATAAAAATATTCTCAATATTATTCTTCTCAGCAATTGTCATTGTTTCCTTTATGAATAACAAGACTCATTTTGTAACCTACATTAAGTATGTTTTCATCATCGTATTAATTCATAATTTCTTTGCGCTGACTACTGGATATACCATTGCTTCAATTTTCAAATTACCAAAACTGGACCGGAGATCTATTACCATTGAAACGGGAATTCAAAATTCAGGATTGGGTCTGGTATTGCTGTTTAACGAAAAAATATTTCCACCAGAATTAGCAGTTGGTGGTATGGCATTTATTACAGCTTGGTGGGGGATATGGCATATTTTAGCCGGTTTAACCATTGCATTCTTTTGGTCGAGAGCTAAGATTAACTAA
- a CDS encoding methyltransferase domain-containing protein, with protein sequence MKKTRNNLTIIFLIFCMAMNVHAKVDPRPYQYGNYFVSKKEILEDPKLKLIIRNAGFQKNDKIADIGSENGCVPAILSMFYDQLSFHLEDINPATLNDIEFNKVRNYYEKLSASTFNSDFTLHIGQQSQTLLPTDYFDHVMLNDVIHQAYYPDSLMSDIYRILKTDGKVLIGQYNNNGISEKNIQFFAQRNGFELLSKYQEGNYNLYIFQKSTKQASIQLNIHLAAIIGDKQLLSEYVQNDFHAVNQIDELGFTPLMYAAKYGHYDCVEYLTTNHAEVDFKSAIYPVTPLLLSIRNNHYEITKFLLNREAHVNQTFYGKSALMIAAENGNAEMVNLLVNHTADLNYSFEGRDVVYYAVQSGNLYLVKYFFTISKVKINKKDKVGRTLLSYAATSSNPGIIRYLIEDKKAKKNTMDKWGNKPSDYAWNRDVANYLTSNAG encoded by the coding sequence ATGAAAAAAACTAGAAACAACCTGACAATAATCTTCCTGATATTTTGCATGGCAATGAATGTACATGCAAAAGTGGATCCCCGACCCTATCAATACGGGAATTATTTTGTTTCTAAGAAAGAAATACTCGAAGACCCAAAATTGAAGTTAATTATACGAAATGCAGGATTTCAAAAAAACGACAAAATAGCTGACATTGGTTCCGAAAATGGTTGTGTACCCGCTATCCTTTCGATGTTTTACGACCAACTTTCTTTTCACTTAGAGGATATAAATCCTGCAACCTTAAATGACATTGAGTTTAATAAAGTTCGCAACTATTATGAGAAATTAAGTGCAAGCACATTTAATTCGGATTTCACCCTTCATATAGGTCAGCAAAGTCAAACATTGTTGCCAACTGATTATTTTGATCATGTAATGCTTAATGATGTTATTCATCAAGCCTACTATCCTGATAGTTTGATGTCAGATATTTATCGGATTTTGAAAACTGATGGAAAAGTCTTAATCGGACAATATAATAATAATGGGATAAGTGAAAAAAATATTCAATTTTTTGCCCAAAGAAATGGATTTGAATTGCTTTCAAAATATCAAGAAGGCAACTACAATCTGTACATATTTCAGAAATCAACAAAGCAAGCTTCTATTCAGCTAAATATTCATCTGGCAGCAATAATTGGAGACAAGCAACTCCTGTCTGAATATGTTCAAAATGACTTTCATGCTGTAAACCAGATTGATGAATTAGGTTTTACACCTTTAATGTATGCAGCAAAATATGGACATTATGATTGTGTAGAGTATTTAACAACCAATCATGCTGAAGTTGATTTTAAAAGTGCAATATACCCTGTTACACCTCTTCTACTATCCATTCGAAATAACCATTATGAAATAACCAAGTTTTTGTTAAACCGCGAAGCTCATGTAAATCAGACTTTTTATGGAAAATCTGCATTGATGATTGCCGCTGAAAATGGAAACGCAGAAATGGTCAATTTACTTGTAAATCATACAGCCGATTTAAACTATAGCTTTGAAGGAAGAGATGTTGTTTACTATGCAGTTCAAAGTGGCAACCTTTATTTGGTAAAGTATTTCTTTACTATTTCAAAAGTAAAAATTAATAAAAAAGATAAAGTAGGACGTACTCTTCTATCCTATGCAGCAACTTCTAGTAACCCGGGTATTATTCGCTATTTGATTGAAGATAAAAAAGCAAAAAAGAATACCATGGATAAATGGGGCAACAAGCCATCAGACTATGCATGGAATCGGGATGTTGCCAACTATCTTACATCAAATGCAGGTTAA
- a CDS encoding UDP-N-acetylmuramoyl-tripeptide--D-alanyl-D-alanine ligase — translation MDKIKDIYQLFIKYPVISTDSRTDLTNSIFFAIKGDNFDGNAYALKAIEKGAAYAIVDDQNLTKHPKLILVDNSLNCLQKLATHHRKQLNIPIIAVSGSNGKTTTKELITLVLQKKYKVFATPGNLNNHIGLPLSLLQINAQHEIAILELGANHIGENKMLIDICLPSHGIVTNIGKDHMGEFGSWEGIVEAYKEILDYFNQDESCTFFLNTDDTSLTSLVKSQNVISYSYKDQVETHIKGNLLNDELLCKVVVKSSIQNEKSVVSSKLFGSYNIYNILAAWAIGEYFQIESKLIIQALENYNPKNNRSQIIKWKSNTLIFDAYNANPSSLSLALHDFGNLAVNNKSIIFGDMHELGAYSKTEHENIIKQLSKYNFNHVMLVGKYFTDACNNENYLCFPNVLSLQSWMKNQKFKDAYILLKGSRSEQIETAFEGIL, via the coding sequence TTGGATAAAATTAAAGATATATATCAACTTTTTATCAAGTATCCTGTCATTTCAACAGATAGTCGCACGGATTTAACCAATTCGATTTTTTTTGCGATTAAAGGCGATAATTTTGATGGCAATGCATATGCCTTGAAGGCTATCGAAAAAGGAGCAGCATATGCTATTGTTGATGATCAAAATCTTACTAAGCACCCAAAACTGATTCTTGTAGACAATAGTTTGAACTGCCTGCAAAAACTCGCTACTCATCATAGGAAACAGCTCAACATCCCCATCATTGCTGTTAGTGGCTCAAACGGAAAAACAACAACCAAAGAACTTATTACACTGGTTTTACAAAAAAAATACAAGGTTTTTGCAACACCTGGGAATTTAAATAATCATATTGGGCTTCCTTTAAGTCTTCTCCAAATAAATGCTCAGCACGAAATAGCAATTCTGGAATTGGGTGCAAACCACATAGGTGAAAATAAAATGCTGATTGACATCTGTTTACCATCGCATGGAATAGTTACCAATATTGGCAAAGATCATATGGGTGAGTTTGGCAGTTGGGAAGGCATTGTTGAAGCATACAAAGAAATATTGGATTACTTTAATCAAGATGAGAGTTGCACATTTTTCCTTAACACGGACGACACTTCACTTACTAGTTTAGTAAAAAGTCAGAATGTTATTTCCTATAGCTACAAAGACCAAGTAGAAACGCATATTAAAGGCAATTTACTTAACGATGAATTGCTTTGCAAAGTTGTTGTTAAAAGTAGTATTCAAAACGAAAAATCTGTTGTGTCGAGCAAATTATTTGGCTCCTACAATATTTACAATATATTAGCAGCTTGGGCTATTGGTGAATACTTCCAAATTGAATCCAAGCTAATTATTCAAGCTTTAGAAAACTATAATCCAAAGAATAATCGGTCTCAAATTATCAAGTGGAAAAGCAATACACTGATTTTTGATGCCTATAATGCAAATCCTTCCAGCTTGAGTTTAGCATTACATGATTTTGGTAATCTGGCAGTTAATAACAAAAGCATTATCTTTGGAGATATGCATGAACTGGGTGCATATAGCAAAACTGAACACGAAAACATTATTAAACAATTAAGTAAGTATAATTTTAATCATGTTATGCTTGTGGGGAAATACTTTACAGATGCATGTAATAACGAAAATTACCTTTGTTTTCCGAATGTGCTATCTTTACAAAGTTGGATGAAAAATCAGAAATTTAAGGATGCATACATCTTGCTTAAAGGGTCACGAAGTGAACAAATTGAAACAGCATTTGAAGGCATTTTATAG